Proteins from one Paraburkholderia sp. BL10I2N1 genomic window:
- the flgK gene encoding flagellar hook-associated protein FlgK — MSSTLFNIGLSGLNAAQWGLTTTGQNISNQATAGYSVERPVYSETSGQYTGSGYLPQGVSTTTVQRQYSQYLTSELNTAQSQSGSLTSYYTMIAQLNNAVGSPTTGISSAITSYFTGLQNVANSASNQAMRQTAVSSAQSLADQINAAGDQYDQLRQSVNTQLTNTVAQVNTYSAQIAQLNVQIAAASSSGQPPNQLLDQRDLAVSNLSKLVGVQVVQGSSGYSVFMGNGQPLVVSDKSFNLTTMTSPSDPTELAVAYAGLAGQNPAPTPQAIPDSTDVGGQLGGLLTFRSQSLDPAEAQLGAIATSFAAQVNAQNALGIDLSGNAGGALFTVGSPTVYTNPKNTGGATLGVSFANAAQPTTSDYTLAFDGTNYTLTDKATGSIVGQATSLTNPIGGLQFTLTGSMAAGDSFTVEPTRAALNNFALTTTSGSAIAASSPVLATVGTSNAGSATITQGTVTAGYSLPSSTTTLTYSSTAGGQLTGFPPYSVVTVAGTPATTYTINAAGTTPVPYSAASGATLTINGGATVPAGGAMNGVTVTISGAPSNGDTFAIATNTGGGQDGRNAQAISNLVTAKQLNGGSVTLTDAYANYVNNIGNQTNQVQTANTAQSSLVTQITTAQQAVSGVNINEEAANLLQYQQLYQANSKVIQTANTLFQTILGIFQ, encoded by the coding sequence ATGTCCAGTACCCTTTTCAATATCGGCCTTAGTGGACTCAACGCAGCCCAGTGGGGGCTGACGACGACAGGTCAGAACATCAGCAACCAGGCGACGGCCGGCTATTCGGTCGAGCGTCCCGTCTATTCGGAAACGAGCGGGCAGTACACGGGATCGGGCTATCTGCCGCAGGGCGTGTCGACGACGACCGTGCAGCGCCAGTACAGCCAGTACCTGACCAGCGAACTGAACACGGCGCAGTCGCAGTCGGGCTCGCTGACGTCCTACTACACGATGATCGCGCAGCTCAATAACGCGGTCGGCAGTCCGACGACGGGTATTTCGAGCGCGATCACAAGCTACTTCACGGGTTTGCAGAACGTCGCCAACAGCGCATCCAATCAGGCCATGCGCCAGACCGCGGTGAGCAGCGCGCAGTCGCTCGCCGACCAGATCAACGCTGCGGGCGACCAGTACGACCAGTTGCGCCAGAGCGTGAACACGCAGCTCACCAACACCGTTGCGCAGGTCAACACGTACTCGGCGCAGATCGCGCAGCTGAACGTTCAGATCGCCGCCGCCAGCTCGTCGGGCCAGCCGCCGAACCAGCTGCTGGACCAGCGCGATCTCGCGGTGTCGAACCTGTCGAAACTCGTCGGCGTGCAGGTCGTGCAGGGCAGCAGCGGCTATAGCGTGTTCATGGGCAACGGCCAGCCGCTCGTGGTGAGCGACAAGAGCTTCAACCTCACCACCATGACTTCGCCGTCGGATCCGACGGAACTCGCGGTGGCGTACGCAGGGCTGGCCGGTCAGAATCCAGCACCGACGCCGCAGGCCATCCCGGACAGCACCGATGTGGGCGGCCAGCTTGGCGGCTTGCTGACGTTCCGCAGCCAGTCACTCGATCCAGCCGAAGCCCAGCTGGGCGCAATCGCGACGAGCTTCGCCGCCCAGGTGAACGCGCAGAACGCGCTGGGTATCGACCTGTCCGGCAACGCGGGCGGCGCGCTGTTCACAGTCGGTAGCCCGACTGTCTACACCAACCCGAAAAACACCGGCGGTGCGACGCTGGGCGTCTCGTTCGCGAACGCCGCCCAGCCGACGACGAGCGACTACACGCTCGCCTTCGACGGCACCAACTACACGCTGACCGACAAGGCGACGGGCAGCATCGTCGGCCAGGCGACCAGCCTGACCAATCCGATCGGCGGGCTGCAGTTCACGTTGACAGGTTCGATGGCGGCGGGAGACTCGTTCACGGTCGAGCCGACGCGCGCCGCACTGAACAACTTCGCGCTGACGACCACGAGCGGCTCGGCAATCGCCGCATCTTCACCGGTGCTCGCGACAGTTGGGACGTCGAACGCCGGCTCGGCGACGATCACACAGGGCACGGTCACTGCAGGTTACTCGCTGCCTTCGTCGACGACGACACTCACCTATAGCTCGACGGCCGGCGGCCAGCTGACGGGCTTTCCGCCGTACTCGGTCGTGACCGTGGCGGGGACGCCAGCCACCACGTACACGATCAACGCAGCCGGCACGACACCGGTGCCGTACAGCGCCGCTTCGGGCGCGACCCTGACGATCAATGGCGGCGCTACCGTGCCGGCAGGTGGCGCCATGAACGGTGTGACCGTGACGATCAGCGGTGCGCCCTCGAATGGCGACACGTTCGCGATTGCGACCAACACCGGCGGCGGCCAGGACGGCCGCAACGCGCAGGCAATATCAAACCTCGTGACTGCGAAGCAGCTGAACGGCGGCTCCGTCACGTTGACTGACGCGTACGCGAACTACGTCAACAACATCGGCAATCAGACCAACCAGGTGCAGACGGCGAACACGGCACAGAGTTCGCTCGTCACGCAGATCACGACCGCACAGCAGGCGGTGTCGGGCGTCAACATCAACGAGGAAGCGGCCAACCTGCTGCAGTATCAGCAGCTGTATCAGGCGAACAGCAAGGTCATCCAGACCGCCAACACGCTGTTCCAGACCATCCTCGGCATTTTCCAGTGA
- the flgJ gene encoding flagellar assembly peptidoglycan hydrolase FlgJ, with translation MNSDSTLNAPDLSQRFALDVQGFDAMRAQAKAAPQEAMKSAAKQFDAVFTQMMLKSMREATPSDGPFDSHDSATFTSMLDQQLAQQMSNKGIGVADAMLKQLMLNSGMQAGDANGNSAALNALAKAYANPANNGALQSGKGYSANSALTPPMKGDGSSPKIDAFVDKLAAPAQAASQATGIPARFIIGQAALESGWGKSEIRKIDGSTSHNVFGIKATKDWTGKTVSTVTTEYVDGKPQRKVEKFRAYDSYEQAMTDYAGMLKANPRYAQVLNSSHDVNGFAHGMQRAGYATDPHYAKKLISIMQKMG, from the coding sequence ATGAATTCCGATTCGACACTCAACGCACCCGACCTGTCGCAGCGCTTCGCGCTCGACGTGCAGGGCTTCGACGCCATGCGCGCCCAGGCGAAGGCCGCGCCGCAGGAGGCGATGAAGTCCGCCGCGAAGCAGTTCGACGCGGTGTTCACGCAGATGATGCTGAAAAGCATGCGCGAAGCGACGCCCTCCGACGGCCCGTTCGATTCGCATGACAGCGCGACGTTTACGTCGATGCTCGACCAGCAACTGGCGCAGCAGATGTCGAACAAGGGCATAGGCGTGGCCGATGCGATGCTCAAGCAGTTGATGCTCAATTCCGGCATGCAGGCCGGCGACGCGAATGGCAACAGCGCCGCACTCAACGCGCTCGCAAAGGCCTATGCGAACCCTGCGAACAACGGTGCGTTGCAGTCGGGTAAGGGTTATTCGGCGAACAGCGCACTGACGCCGCCGATGAAAGGCGACGGCTCGTCGCCGAAGATCGATGCGTTCGTCGACAAGCTCGCCGCGCCGGCCCAGGCCGCCAGCCAGGCGACGGGCATCCCGGCGCGTTTCATCATCGGCCAGGCGGCACTGGAATCGGGTTGGGGCAAGAGCGAGATCAGGAAGATCGACGGTTCGACGAGCCACAACGTGTTCGGCATCAAGGCGACGAAAGACTGGACCGGCAAGACGGTGTCGACGGTCACGACCGAATACGTTGACGGCAAGCCGCAGCGCAAGGTCGAGAAGTTCCGCGCCTACGACTCGTACGAGCAGGCGATGACCGATTACGCAGGCATGCTGAAAGCGAATCCGCGCTACGCCCAGGTGCTGAATTCGTCGCACGATGTAAACGGCTTTGCGCACGGCATGCAACGCGCCGGCTACGCAACCGACCCGCACTACGCGAAAAAGCTCATCTCGATCATGCAGAAGATGGGCTGA
- the fliR gene encoding flagellar biosynthetic protein FliR produces MFSVTYAQLNAWMTAFLWPFVRILALVASAPAFGDKSVPTRVKVGLSGFVTIIVAPTLGAMPQVTVFSSDGLWIIVNQFLIGIALGFTMQIVVAAVEATGEIVGLGMGLGFATFFDIHASGSSAVLSRYMWAIAMLTFLAFDGHLQMLNALIATFQSVPISASLLGANAWRMLAAYGGTILSAGLLLSLPVVTALLICNLALGILNRAAPQIGVFQVGLPLTMIVGLLLVQLMLPNMIPYFSRLFDNGIEEMGRVAAAFR; encoded by the coding sequence ATGTTTTCCGTCACCTACGCGCAACTGAATGCCTGGATGACCGCCTTTCTCTGGCCGTTCGTGCGCATTCTCGCGCTCGTCGCGAGCGCACCCGCGTTCGGTGACAAGTCGGTGCCGACGCGCGTGAAGGTGGGTCTTTCGGGTTTCGTGACGATCATCGTCGCACCGACGCTCGGCGCCATGCCGCAAGTCACGGTCTTCTCGTCTGACGGCTTGTGGATTATCGTCAACCAGTTCCTGATCGGTATCGCGCTCGGCTTCACGATGCAGATCGTGGTCGCCGCGGTCGAGGCGACCGGCGAAATCGTCGGGCTCGGCATGGGTCTCGGCTTCGCAACGTTCTTCGACATTCACGCGAGCGGCTCGAGCGCGGTGCTGTCACGCTACATGTGGGCCATCGCGATGCTCACGTTCCTCGCGTTCGACGGCCATCTGCAGATGTTGAATGCGCTCATCGCAACGTTCCAGTCGGTGCCGATATCGGCCAGTCTGCTGGGTGCGAACGCCTGGCGCATGCTGGCCGCGTATGGCGGCACGATTCTCTCGGCCGGACTGCTGCTGTCACTGCCTGTCGTCACCGCCTTGCTGATATGCAACCTCGCGCTCGGCATTCTCAACCGCGCAGCGCCGCAGATCGGCGTCTTCCAGGTGGGCCTGCCGCTGACGATGATCGTCGGTCTCCTGCTCGTACAGCTGATGCTGCCGAACATGATCCCGTACTTCTCCCGGCTGTTCGACAACGGTATCGAGGAAATGGGACGCGTAGCGGCGGCCTTCCGGTAG
- the flgF gene encoding flagellar basal-body rod protein FlgF, giving the protein MDRLIYTAMSGATQALDQQAVIANNLANASTTGFRAQLATFRAVPMAFGDGSTVNNTTTRTFVLSSTPGADYTPGPIQQTGNPLDVAVQGPGWLSVLAADGNEAYTRAGALHVDPNGQLVTATNQPVLGTGGPISVPPGAQITIGKDGTVSALTPGDPPTAVVVVDQLKIVNPDPATLVHGDDGLYRTSDGNPADADPNAIVIGGALEGSNVNPVAAMVSMITNARQFQMQTKMLEAADQNDQSANKLLDFS; this is encoded by the coding sequence ATGGACCGGCTCATATACACCGCGATGTCGGGCGCCACGCAGGCGCTCGATCAGCAGGCTGTGATCGCGAACAACCTCGCGAACGCGTCGACGACGGGCTTCCGCGCGCAGCTCGCGACTTTCCGCGCCGTGCCGATGGCGTTCGGCGACGGCAGCACCGTCAACAACACCACGACCCGGACCTTCGTGCTGTCGTCGACGCCGGGCGCGGACTACACGCCCGGCCCGATCCAGCAGACCGGCAATCCGCTCGATGTCGCCGTGCAGGGCCCGGGCTGGCTGTCCGTGCTCGCCGCCGACGGCAACGAAGCGTACACGCGCGCTGGCGCCTTGCACGTCGACCCGAACGGCCAGCTGGTGACGGCGACGAACCAGCCGGTGCTCGGCACGGGCGGCCCGATTTCGGTGCCGCCGGGCGCCCAGATCACGATCGGCAAAGACGGCACCGTGTCGGCACTGACGCCGGGCGATCCGCCCACCGCCGTCGTGGTCGTCGACCAGCTGAAGATCGTGAACCCCGACCCGGCAACGCTCGTGCATGGCGACGACGGTCTCTATCGCACCTCGGACGGCAACCCGGCCGATGCCGATCCGAACGCGATCGTCATCGGGGGGGCGCTCGAAGGCAGCAATGTGAATCCGGTTGCGGCGATGGTGTCGATGATCACCAACGCGCGGCAGTTCCAGATGCAGACGAAGATGCTCGAAGCCGCCGATCAGAACGATCAGTCGGCCAACAAGCTGCTCGACTTCAGTTAA
- the flgL gene encoding flagellar hook-associated protein FlgL, with protein MRISTSQYFGMNVQTMDDQQATLGQLYQQLSSGVAISTPSDNPVGAAQAVQLSMQASTLSQYSTNQNTALSSLQAEDSTLGSVNSVLTNVNTLLVRAGDGSLNDSNRSAIATQLQGLRKQLMGLANSTDGSGNYLFAGFQSANAPFSVGSSGAVQYTGDNGVQSVQVTGTRTIATGDTGAQVFLSVGAAGTSSIPSGAAGNTGSGTISPVSTTNAGSATNADQFSIAFTSPTTYTVTNVTAGTPAVAGTYTAGSAIALGGGQTVAISGAPATGDSFSVTPATQAGTDVFANLDAVVAALQVPVGSSTAAAATLNNALTTGMSKLANTLNNVVTVQASVGGRENEVQALQSVTQSNSLQTQSNLANFTDIDMTKVVSKYTMTQYSLQAAQQGFTMIQKMSLFNYISN; from the coding sequence ATGCGCATCTCTACGAGCCAGTATTTCGGCATGAACGTCCAGACGATGGACGACCAGCAGGCGACGCTCGGGCAACTCTACCAGCAGCTCTCCAGCGGCGTGGCCATCAGCACGCCGTCGGACAATCCGGTGGGCGCCGCCCAGGCTGTCCAGCTGAGCATGCAGGCATCGACGCTGTCGCAGTATTCCACCAACCAGAATACTGCGCTCTCGTCGCTGCAGGCGGAAGACTCGACGCTGGGGAGCGTCAACAGCGTGCTGACCAACGTCAACACGCTGCTCGTGCGCGCCGGCGACGGCTCGCTCAACGACAGCAACCGGAGCGCCATCGCGACGCAATTGCAGGGTCTGCGCAAGCAGCTGATGGGGCTCGCGAACAGCACCGACGGATCGGGCAATTACCTGTTTGCAGGTTTCCAGTCTGCTAACGCGCCGTTCAGCGTCGGCTCGAGCGGCGCTGTGCAGTACACCGGAGATAACGGCGTACAGAGCGTGCAGGTCACCGGCACGCGGACCATCGCGACCGGCGACACCGGCGCGCAGGTATTCCTCAGCGTGGGGGCGGCGGGCACGAGTTCAATTCCTTCGGGAGCGGCCGGGAATACCGGCAGCGGGACGATCAGCCCGGTAAGCACGACCAACGCCGGGAGCGCGACCAATGCGGATCAGTTCTCAATTGCGTTCACGAGTCCGACAACCTATACGGTAACCAACGTTACCGCGGGCACGCCTGCCGTAGCCGGGACGTACACCGCAGGCTCGGCGATCGCGCTCGGCGGCGGCCAGACCGTCGCGATTTCGGGGGCGCCGGCCACCGGCGACTCGTTCAGCGTCACGCCTGCGACGCAGGCCGGCACCGACGTGTTCGCTAACCTCGATGCAGTTGTGGCCGCGTTGCAGGTTCCCGTAGGAAGCTCGACGGCGGCGGCAGCGACCCTGAACAACGCACTGACGACGGGCATGAGCAAGCTCGCCAATACGTTGAACAACGTCGTCACGGTGCAGGCTTCGGTTGGTGGCCGCGAAAACGAAGTTCAGGCACTGCAGTCGGTCACGCAGAGCAACTCGCTGCAGACGCAAAGCAACCTGGCCAATTTCACGGATATCGACATGACGAAGGTCGTCAGCAAGTACACGATGACCCAGTACTCGCTGCAGGCGGCGCAGCAAGGCTTCACGATGATCCAGAAGATGTCGCTGTTCAACTACATCAGCAACTGA
- a CDS encoding flagellar basal body P-ring protein FlgI, translating into MGLAICRRAGFARIRRPHGRFGSVCRALALFALACAALPVATPVAHAERLKDLVSIQGVRDNPLIGYGLVVGLDGTGDQTTQTPFTTQTLANMLANLGISINNAQANAGSSGGSSSLSNIQLKNVAAVMVTATLPPFARPGEAIDVTVSSLGNAKSLRGGTLLLTPLKGADGQVYALAQGNMAVGGAGASANGSKVQVNQLAAGRIAGGALIERAVQTSISQAGTMQLELNDMDYDTTQRITAAVNNAFGFGTAVALDGRTIQLRAPADPAQQVAFMAQLQNLDVKPAQAAAKVILNARTGSIVMNQMVTLQNCAVAHGNLSVVVNTTPVVSQPGAFSNGQTVVAQQSQIQLKQENGALKLVSAGANLADVVKALNALGATPADLMSILQAMKAAGALRADLEII; encoded by the coding sequence ATGGGACTCGCAATTTGCCGCCGCGCCGGCTTCGCCCGTATCCGCCGCCCGCACGGCCGCTTCGGCTCCGTCTGCCGTGCGCTCGCCCTGTTCGCACTGGCGTGCGCAGCGCTGCCCGTCGCCACGCCGGTGGCCCATGCCGAACGCCTGAAAGACCTCGTGTCGATCCAGGGCGTGCGCGACAACCCGCTGATCGGTTACGGCCTGGTCGTCGGCCTCGACGGCACGGGCGACCAGACCACGCAAACGCCGTTCACGACGCAGACCCTCGCGAACATGCTCGCGAACCTCGGCATCTCGATCAACAACGCACAGGCCAATGCGGGCAGCAGCGGCGGTTCATCTTCGCTGTCGAACATCCAGCTGAAAAACGTCGCGGCCGTGATGGTGACGGCGACGTTGCCGCCGTTCGCGCGGCCCGGCGAAGCGATCGATGTGACCGTCTCGTCGCTTGGCAACGCCAAGAGCCTGCGCGGCGGCACGCTGCTGCTCACCCCCCTGAAGGGCGCCGACGGCCAGGTGTACGCGCTTGCGCAGGGCAACATGGCGGTGGGCGGCGCAGGCGCGAGCGCCAACGGCAGCAAGGTGCAGGTGAACCAGCTTGCCGCGGGTCGCATCGCAGGCGGCGCACTCATCGAGCGCGCCGTGCAGACGTCGATCTCACAAGCGGGCACGATGCAGCTCGAACTGAACGACATGGATTACGACACGACGCAACGCATCACCGCGGCCGTGAACAATGCGTTTGGCTTCGGCACTGCCGTCGCGCTCGACGGCCGCACGATCCAGTTGCGCGCGCCGGCCGATCCGGCGCAGCAGGTCGCATTCATGGCGCAACTGCAGAATCTCGACGTGAAGCCGGCACAGGCGGCCGCGAAGGTGATCCTGAACGCACGCACCGGCTCGATCGTGATGAACCAGATGGTGACGTTGCAGAACTGTGCCGTCGCGCACGGCAATCTGTCGGTGGTGGTGAATACGACGCCGGTGGTGAGCCAGCCGGGCGCGTTCTCGAACGGCCAGACCGTGGTTGCGCAACAGTCGCAGATCCAGTTGAAGCAGGAGAACGGAGCGCTGAAGCTCGTCAGTGCTGGAGCGAATCTCGCTGACGTGGTGAAGGCACTCAACGCCCTTGGGGCGACGCCGGCGGATCTGATGTCGATCCTCCAGGCGATGAAGGCAGCGGGCGCATTGCGCGCCGACCTCGAAATCATCTAA
- the flgH gene encoding flagellar basal body L-ring protein FlgH: protein MSHSIRLPKETGCARAVWFAAFAGTLMAGLGGCALVPREPIVQQPMTAAPPVPPVNSSPGAIYNPGYAGRPLFEDQRPRNVGDIITIVIAENINATKSSQAAANRNGSTKFGVPTAGFLSGLFNRVDLDASGANKFQGTGGASAANTFNGTITVTVTGVQPNGNLIVSGEKQMLINQGNEFVRFSGVVNPNTISGANYVYSTQVADAKIEYSAKGYIDEAENMGWLQRFFLNVSPW, encoded by the coding sequence ATGTCGCACTCCATCCGACTCCCGAAAGAAACGGGCTGCGCGCGCGCGGTGTGGTTCGCCGCGTTCGCCGGCACGTTGATGGCCGGCCTTGGCGGCTGCGCGCTCGTGCCGAGGGAGCCGATCGTCCAGCAGCCGATGACGGCCGCTCCCCCGGTGCCGCCGGTGAATTCGTCGCCGGGCGCGATCTACAACCCGGGCTACGCAGGTCGGCCGCTCTTCGAAGACCAGCGGCCGCGCAATGTAGGCGACATCATCACCATCGTCATCGCCGAAAACATCAACGCGACGAAGTCGTCGCAGGCGGCAGCTAACCGCAATGGCAGCACGAAATTCGGCGTGCCGACGGCCGGCTTTCTCAGCGGTCTGTTCAACCGGGTCGACCTCGACGCGAGCGGCGCCAACAAGTTCCAGGGCACGGGCGGCGCGAGCGCGGCCAACACCTTCAACGGCACGATTACCGTCACTGTCACCGGCGTGCAGCCGAACGGCAACCTGATCGTCAGCGGCGAAAAGCAGATGCTGATCAACCAGGGCAACGAGTTCGTGCGCTTCTCGGGTGTCGTCAATCCGAACACGATTTCCGGCGCGAACTACGTGTACTCCACCCAGGTGGCGGACGCGAAGATCGAATACTCGGCGAAAGGCTATATCGACGAGGCCGAGAACATGGGCTGGCTGCAACGCTTCTTCCTCAACGTTTCACCGTGGTGA
- a CDS encoding flagellar brake protein, producing the protein MDTTQSNGVENSPANDAESGHDFGRRNPLEIGVQLRNLVNRGDFLTVQYKGGQLVTKILDVDVRSRTFTFDWGALAEQNQGLLAAQRSHFHASPDGVRVEFATPTPRATQYEGRPAFESDFPEVLFYVQRREYFRVEGPILDPYICSGRLPEGGPFRFDVQDLSLGGVGMRTTDERVAQLQLGALLPDTELSLGALGKLTVDLELVSTRAAAQPNGMQRYQLGFRFVTLPGNAENTLQRLITQLEMKRRSLVRA; encoded by the coding sequence ATGGATACCACCCAGTCAAATGGCGTCGAAAACAGCCCGGCGAACGACGCTGAAAGCGGCCACGATTTCGGTCGTCGCAATCCGCTGGAAATCGGCGTTCAGCTGCGCAATCTCGTCAACCGTGGCGATTTTCTGACTGTTCAGTACAAGGGCGGACAGCTCGTTACGAAAATCCTCGACGTCGATGTCCGCAGCCGAACGTTTACGTTTGACTGGGGCGCGCTCGCCGAGCAGAACCAGGGATTGCTCGCCGCGCAGCGCAGCCATTTCCACGCGTCGCCGGATGGCGTGCGCGTCGAATTCGCGACGCCGACGCCCCGCGCGACCCAGTACGAAGGCCGGCCGGCATTCGAGTCGGATTTCCCGGAAGTGCTCTTCTACGTGCAGCGCCGCGAGTATTTCCGCGTCGAGGGGCCGATACTCGATCCGTATATCTGCAGCGGCCGCCTGCCGGAGGGCGGGCCATTCCGCTTCGACGTGCAGGACCTGTCGCTGGGCGGCGTCGGCATGCGCACGACGGATGAGCGCGTCGCACAGCTACAGCTGGGCGCGCTTCTGCCCGATACCGAACTGAGTCTCGGCGCGCTCGGCAAGCTGACGGTCGACCTCGAACTCGTTTCGACGCGCGCGGCCGCGCAGCCGAACGGCATGCAGCGTTATCAGCTTGGTTTTCGCTTCGTCACGCTGCCGGGCAACGCGGAGAACACGCTGCAGCGCCTCATCACGCAGCTTGAAATGAAGCGCCGCTCGCTCGTTCGGGCCTGA
- the flgG gene encoding flagellar basal-body rod protein FlgG produces MNRSLYIAATGMNAQQAQMDVISNNLANVSTNGFKGSRAVFEDLLYQTIRQPGANSTQQTELPSGIQLGTGVQQVATERLYTQGNLQQTGNSKDVAINGNGFFQVQMPDGTTAYTRDGSFQTNAQGQLVTSSGYQVTPPITIPVNATSLTIGSDGTVSITTAGSTATQQVGSMQLATFINPAGLEAKGENLFSETQSSGAPNVSQPGLNGAGSLNQGYVEASNVNVVQELVNMIQTQRAYEINSKAVTTSDQMLQTLSQMPV; encoded by the coding sequence GTGAACCGCTCACTCTATATCGCCGCGACTGGCATGAATGCGCAGCAGGCGCAGATGGACGTGATCTCGAACAACCTCGCGAACGTCAGCACCAATGGCTTCAAGGGCTCGCGCGCCGTGTTCGAGGATCTGCTGTATCAGACCATCCGCCAGCCGGGCGCGAACTCGACGCAGCAGACCGAACTGCCGTCGGGCATCCAGCTCGGCACCGGCGTGCAGCAGGTCGCAACAGAACGCCTCTACACGCAGGGCAACCTGCAGCAGACCGGCAATTCGAAAGACGTCGCCATCAACGGCAACGGCTTCTTTCAGGTGCAGATGCCGGATGGCACAACCGCCTACACGCGCGACGGCTCTTTCCAGACCAACGCCCAGGGCCAGCTCGTCACGTCGAGCGGCTATCAGGTGACGCCGCCGATCACGATTCCCGTCAATGCGACGTCGCTCACGATCGGCAGCGACGGCACCGTGTCGATCACCACGGCCGGCTCGACCGCGACGCAGCAGGTAGGCTCGATGCAACTTGCGACGTTCATCAACCCGGCCGGCCTCGAAGCGAAGGGCGAAAACCTGTTCTCCGAAACCCAGTCGTCGGGTGCACCGAACGTCTCGCAGCCGGGGCTGAACGGTGCTGGCTCGCTGAATCAGGGCTATGTCGAGGCATCGAACGTGAATGTCGTGCAGGAACTGGTGAACATGATCCAGACCCAGCGTGCGTATGAAATCAACAGCAAGGCCGTGACGACTTCCGACCAGATGCTGCAGACCCTCAGCCAGATGCCGGTCTGA
- the fliQ gene encoding flagellar biosynthesis protein FliQ, which yields MTPEAVTTLAHEAMYVALMLASPLLLVALVVGLVVSLFQAATQINETTLSFIPKLAAIILTLVIIGPWMLSTMLDYMRHMFTSIPSFAT from the coding sequence ATGACGCCCGAAGCAGTCACCACACTCGCGCATGAAGCGATGTATGTCGCCCTGATGCTCGCTTCGCCGCTACTTCTCGTGGCGCTGGTGGTCGGGCTCGTGGTGAGCCTGTTTCAGGCAGCCACGCAGATCAACGAAACGACGCTGTCGTTCATTCCCAAGCTGGCGGCGATCATCCTCACGCTCGTCATCATCGGCCCGTGGATGCTGTCGACGATGCTCGACTACATGCGTCACATGTTCACGAGCATCCCGTCGTTCGCGACCTGA